In a genomic window of Virgibacillus sp. SK37:
- the dpaA gene encoding dipicolinic acid synthetase subunit A yields MGQRQIAVIGGDARYLELIRQLQTLTETTIFLVGFDKLAQGFTGSQQIEFNDIEPSKLDTVILPITGTDMEGNVDTVFSDKKIRLEKQWFKKLKSSCLVFTGIANDYLKEATVSANVHLEALLNRDDVAIYNSIPTAEGTIMMAIEHTDYTIHSSRVIVVGFGRVGHTVANKFSALGAKVSVSASSIKDLARIDEMGLNPIPLEELPNNTALCDLIINTIPAPVVGKQSIQQLPSNALIIDLASKPGGTDFDYAEQRGIKAILSPSLPGMVAPKTAGKILADVIKQFILSN; encoded by the coding sequence ATGGGGCAAAGACAGATTGCAGTTATAGGTGGGGATGCACGTTATTTAGAATTAATTCGTCAACTGCAGACTCTAACCGAAACAACCATTTTCCTTGTAGGTTTTGATAAATTAGCACAAGGATTCACAGGATCACAGCAAATTGAATTTAATGATATAGAACCTTCCAAATTGGATACTGTTATTTTACCAATTACAGGAACCGATATGGAGGGAAATGTTGATACTGTTTTTTCGGATAAAAAAATTCGTTTAGAAAAACAATGGTTTAAAAAATTAAAAAGCTCATGCTTGGTGTTTACAGGAATAGCTAATGACTATCTGAAGGAAGCCACGGTAAGTGCAAACGTCCACTTAGAAGCTTTATTGAACAGGGATGATGTAGCAATATATAATTCAATTCCAACTGCAGAAGGAACAATTATGATGGCAATTGAACATACTGATTATACGATTCATTCTTCACGTGTTATTGTAGTCGGGTTTGGAAGAGTGGGTCATACAGTGGCTAACAAATTTTCAGCATTGGGAGCGAAAGTTTCGGTAAGTGCAAGTAGCATAAAGGATCTAGCGAGGATTGATGAGATGGGGTTAAATCCAATTCCATTAGAGGAATTACCTAATAATACAGCTTTATGTGATTTAATCATTAATACTATTCCAGCACCAGTGGTGGGAAAGCAATCCATCCAACAACTTCCTTCTAATGCCTTGATAATTGATTTAGCTTCCAAACCTGGAGGAACAGACTTCGATTATGCTGAGCAGCGGGGCATTAAGGCTATTCTATCACCAAGCTTACCAGGCATGGTAGCTCCGAAAACAGCCGGTAAAATACTGGCAGATGTTATTAAACAGTTTATATTAAGCAATTAG
- a CDS encoding YlmC/YmxH family sporulation protein, whose amino-acid sequence MRYKEISGKEIVDVNQGARLGILGQTDMEINERTGQIESFIIPNYKWFGLKKEGEETRIRWDSIRKIGDDMIIIDPDKIR is encoded by the coding sequence ATGCGTTATAAAGAAATAAGCGGGAAAGAGATAGTTGATGTAAACCAAGGAGCAAGGTTGGGTATTTTGGGGCAGACGGATATGGAAATCAACGAAAGGACCGGACAAATTGAATCTTTTATTATTCCTAATTACAAATGGTTTGGTCTAAAAAAAGAAGGTGAGGAAACAAGGATACGCTGGGATTCGATAAGGAAAATAGGGGATGACATGATCATTATTGATCCAGACAAGATAAGATGA
- a CDS encoding pitrilysin family protein has protein sequence MIEKHTAKNGLRIVSESMPSVRSVTIGIWVLTGSRNEVEANNGISHFLEHMFFKGTATRTAQDIAEAFDSIGGQVNAFTSKEYTCFYAKVLDTHKEYALEILSDMFFHSQFDEEEMEREKKVVYEEIKMYEDTPDDIIHDLLARASYGEHPLGYPILGTEKQLKTFVPDTLRDYIRKHYIPENVVVSVAGNVDDSFIKKIESHFGNYTYDQHVYSISKPSFENGQIKRHKDTEQAHLCIGYDGLDVGHEDIYSLIIMNNVLGGSMSSRLFQEVREKKGLAYSVFSYHSSFLDNGLLTIYAGTGKEQLPLLEETINNAIKQFADQGLTDKELTNSKEQLKGNLVLSLESTNSRMSRNGKNELILQRHRTLDEMIKEIDAVDHRSVKKVIDMIFSQSPSSALIAPEALK, from the coding sequence TTGATAGAAAAACACACAGCTAAAAATGGATTAAGAATTGTTTCTGAATCTATGCCTTCCGTGCGTTCCGTCACTATTGGTATTTGGGTTTTAACAGGATCAAGAAATGAAGTAGAAGCCAATAATGGGATCTCACATTTCCTGGAGCATATGTTTTTCAAAGGAACAGCGACTAGAACTGCTCAAGATATTGCAGAGGCTTTTGATTCTATCGGGGGTCAAGTTAATGCATTTACTTCAAAAGAATATACTTGCTTTTATGCAAAAGTATTAGATACACACAAAGAATATGCATTGGAAATACTTTCAGATATGTTCTTCCACTCACAATTTGATGAAGAAGAGATGGAAAGAGAAAAGAAAGTTGTCTATGAAGAAATAAAAATGTATGAAGACACTCCAGATGATATCATCCATGATCTGTTGGCACGTGCTTCATATGGCGAACATCCGCTTGGCTATCCTATATTAGGAACAGAAAAACAGCTTAAAACATTTGTTCCTGATACATTAAGAGACTATATTAGGAAACATTATATACCTGAAAATGTTGTTGTATCTGTAGCAGGTAATGTGGATGATTCTTTCATTAAAAAAATTGAAAGTCACTTTGGTAATTATACGTATGATCAACATGTGTATTCAATTTCCAAGCCGTCTTTTGAAAATGGACAAATTAAAAGACATAAGGATACAGAACAGGCACATCTATGTATCGGTTATGATGGCCTGGATGTTGGACATGAGGATATTTATAGTTTAATTATAATGAATAATGTACTGGGTGGTAGCATGAGTTCCCGCTTATTTCAAGAAGTACGGGAAAAGAAGGGGCTTGCTTACTCTGTATTCTCTTATCACTCCTCATTTTTGGATAATGGCTTATTGACTATTTATGCAGGAACTGGGAAGGAACAGTTGCCATTACTGGAAGAAACCATAAATAATGCAATTAAACAATTTGCTGATCAAGGTTTGACAGATAAAGAGTTGACCAATAGCAAAGAGCAACTCAAAGGAAATTTGGTGCTTAGCTTAGAAAGTACAAATAGTCGTATGAGCAGAAATGGTAAAAACGAGTTAATATTACAGCGCCATCGAACACTTGATGAGATGATTAAGGAAATTGATGCTGTGGATCATCGCTCCGTTAAAAAGGTAATTGACATGATTTTTAGCCAATCACCATCTTCTGCACTCATTGCTCCCGAAGCATTAAAATAA
- a CDS encoding polysaccharide deacetylase family protein gives MDRLRQLIIFCLFVLVVGISFNLDYNPFSEQEGEELIQTAAKRDPLYQEIAQKSSEYAEEAEDAYIDKVWKKTPGRNGLQVNIEKSYKNMKEIGEFDENLLSLEQTSPKISIDDLPSSPIYRGHPEKEMVAFLINVSWGAEYIPDILNELKKEKVKATFFIEGKWAKENAEIVKMINEQGHVIGNHAYDHPDMARLSNQKNTEQISSTNEIIKAIIDEKPKWFAPPSGSYNQHVVDAAHNLNMHTILWTVDTIDWKNPTVSVMINRVNDKLHPGATILMHPTESIAEGIGPLIKLVKQKGFKLGTIEKLLNEER, from the coding sequence GTGGATCGTTTACGACAATTAATTATTTTTTGTTTATTTGTGCTGGTAGTTGGAATTTCTTTTAATTTGGATTATAATCCTTTTTCTGAACAAGAAGGAGAAGAATTGATTCAAACTGCAGCTAAGAGAGATCCTTTATACCAGGAAATTGCACAGAAAAGCAGTGAATATGCTGAGGAAGCTGAGGATGCATATATTGATAAGGTTTGGAAAAAAACTCCAGGTAGAAATGGATTACAAGTAAATATAGAAAAGTCTTATAAAAATATGAAAGAAATAGGTGAATTTGACGAAAACTTGCTTAGCCTTGAACAAACCTCACCTAAAATATCCATTGATGATTTACCTTCATCTCCGATTTACCGTGGTCACCCAGAGAAGGAAATGGTTGCTTTTCTCATCAATGTTTCCTGGGGTGCTGAATATATACCTGACATATTGAATGAACTAAAAAAAGAGAAGGTGAAAGCTACCTTTTTCATTGAGGGGAAATGGGCAAAAGAAAATGCAGAAATAGTTAAGATGATTAATGAACAAGGACATGTAATAGGAAATCATGCGTATGATCATCCAGATATGGCGCGCCTTTCTAACCAAAAAAATACAGAGCAAATTTCCAGCACCAATGAAATTATTAAAGCAATAATAGACGAAAAACCTAAGTGGTTTGCTCCTCCAAGCGGCAGCTATAATCAACATGTGGTGGATGCTGCCCATAATTTGAATATGCATACGATTTTATGGACTGTTGATACGATTGATTGGAAGAATCCGACAGTATCTGTTATGATAAACCGAGTAAACGATAAATTGCACCCAGGCGCTACTATTCTTATGCATCCAACAGAATCAATTGCAGAGGGAATAGGTCCTCTTATAAAATTAGTTAAACAAAAAGGTTTTAAACTGGGTACGATTGAAAAGCTTCTTAATGAGGAAAGATAA